The Labrus bergylta chromosome 15, fLabBer1.1, whole genome shotgun sequence genome includes a region encoding these proteins:
- the LOC136182762 gene encoding tripartite motif-containing protein 16-like → MVPSPLDLQFEDGCNQQELHSHMHIHMLCRSEVKLVFSYEEVKLRQSLLPRGEMAQKGVQLSRETFSCSICLDLLKDPVTLSCGHSYCMKCIKSHWDTEDEKTVYSCPQCRQTFTARPDLRKNTMLADLVEELKKTGLQAAPADHCYAGSEDVACDVCTGRKLKACKSCLQCLASYCEKHLQPHYEAAPFKKHKLVEPSKKLQENVCSRHDEAMKICRTDQQSICYLCSEDKHKGHDTVSAAAERSEKQRELEVSRQNIQQRIQDREKDVKLLQQEVEAINDSADKTVGNSEKMFTELIHLMEKRRSDVKQQVRSQQQTEVSRVRELQEKLEQEITELKRRDAEMKKLSHTQDHNQFLHDYPSLSPLSESTHSSSIKIRPLRYFEDVTEAVSEVRDKLQDVLREKWTNISQTVTEVNVLLSEPEPKTRAEFLKYSCDITLDPNTVNTELLLSDGNRKVTLTSQTNPYSSHPDRFTEWCFQVLSKKSLTGRCYWEVKKRGRGVSVAVTYKNISRAESSNECRFGRNDKSWALYCNNNRYNFYYNNVKTRVSGPWSSRVGVYLDHRAGILSFYSISETMTLLHRVQTTFTQPLHAGLGLDLCCFGDSAELCKLK, encoded by the coding sequence atggttccctcccctttagatctacagtttgaggatgggtgtaaccaacaagaGCTGCACAGTCACATGCACATCCACATgctttgtagatcagaggtgaaacttgttttcagttatgaggaagtgaaactcagacagtcgttgttaccgagaggagaaatggcgcagaaaggagttcagctgAGCCGGGAAACCTTCtcttgttcgatctgtctggatctcctgaaggatccggtgactctttcctgtggacacagttactgcatgaagtgtattaaaagccactgggatacagaggatgagaagacagtctacagctgccctcagtgtagacaGACCTTCACAGCGAGGCCtgacctgaggaaaaacaccatgttggcagatttagtggaggagctgaagaagactggactccaagctgctcctgctgatcactgctatgctggatctgaagatgtggcctgtgatgtctgcaccgggagaaaactgaaagcctgtaagtcctgtctgcagtgtctggcttcttactgtgagaaacacctccagcctcattatgaagcagctccatttaagaaacacaagctggtggagccctccaagaagctccaggagaacgtctgctctcgtcatgatgaggcGATGAAGATCTGTCgcactgatcagcagtctatctgttatctctgctctgaggacaaacacaaaggtcatgacacagtctcagctgcagcagaaaggagcgagaagcagagagagctggaggtgagtcgacaaaacatccagcagagaatccaggacagagagaaagatgtgaagctgctccaacaggaggtggaggctatcaatgactccgctgataaaacagtggggaacagtgagaagatgttcactgagctgatccatctcatggagaaaagacgctctgatgtgaagcagcaggtcagatcccagcagcaaactgaagtgagtcgagttagagagcttcaggagaagctggagcaggagatcactgagctgaagaggagagacgctgagatgaagaagctgtcacacacacaggaccacaaccagtttctacacgactacccctcactgtcaccactcagtgaatctacacactcatccagcatcaagatccgtcctctgaggtactttgaggacgTGACAgaggctgtgtcagaagtcagagataaactacaggacgtcctgagagagaaatggacaaacatctcacagacagtgactgaagtgaatgttttactgtcagaaccagagcccaagaccagagctgagttcttaaaatattcatgtgacatcacactggatccaaacacagtaaacacagagctgttattatctgatgggaacagaaaagtaacattaacGAGTCAGACCAAtccttattctagtcacccagacagattcactgaatGGTGTtttcaggtcctgagtaaaaagagtctgactggacgttgttactgggaagtgaagaagagaggaagaggagtttctgtagcagtcacatacaagaatatcagcagagcagagagttCGAATGAGTGTAGatttggacgtaatgacaaatcttgggcgttaTATTGTAACAACAACAGATATAACTTTTATTACAACAATGTCAAGACTCGTGTCTCAGGTCCTtggtcctccagagtaggagtgtacctggatcacagagcaggtattctgtccttctacagcatctctgaaaccatgactctcctccacagagtccagaccacattcactcagcctctacatgctggactcgggttagatttatgttgttttggagactctgctgagttgtgtaaactgaaatag